From Triticum urartu cultivar G1812 chromosome 2, Tu2.1, whole genome shotgun sequence, a single genomic window includes:
- the LOC125538683 gene encoding probable amino acid permease 7 isoform X1, producing MAFGEGGGDATAPLISSDGPKRHLNIVRNGNEWTASAHVITAVIGSGVLSLAWSMAQLGWVAGPGMMVVFASVTALQSTIFADCYRSPDPEHGPHRNRTYAHAVERNLGSNSAWVCQFLQQTALFGYGIAYTITASISFRAILKANCYHAHGHDAPCSFDGSYYMLMFGGVQLLLSSIPDFHDMAWLSVVAAVMSFSYAFIGLGLGLASTISNGVIKGSITGVPMKTPVAKVWRVSQAIGDIAFAYPYSLILLEIQDTLKSPPAENKTMKKASIISILVTTFFYLCCGCFGYAAFGNDAPGNLLTGFGFYEPYWLIDFANACIILHLLGGYQVYSQPIYQFADRHFAERYPGSGFVNDFHTVKVPLLPAYRVNLLRVCFRTAYVASTTAVAIFFPYFNEILALLGALNFWPLAIYFPVEMYFIQRKVPRWSTRWLVLQGFSTVCLLVSAFALVGSIQGVITQKLG from the exons ATGGCGTTCGGCGAAGGGGGAGGCGACGCCACGGCCCCTCTCATCTCCTCCGACGGGCCGAAGCGCCATCTCAACATCGTCAGGAACG GGAACGAATGGACGGCGTCGGCGCACGTGATCACGGCGGTGATCGGGTCCGGGGTGCTGTCGCTGGCGTGGAGCATGGCGCAGCTGGGGTGGGTGGCCGGGCCGGGCATGATGGTGGTGTTCGCCTCCGTGACGGCGCTGCAGTCCACCATCTTCGCCGACTGCTACCGGTCGCCGGACCCGGAGCACGGCCCGCACCGCAACCGCACCTACGCGCACGCCGTCGAGCGCAACTTAG GTAGCAACAGCGCGTGGGTCTGCCAGTTTTTGCAGCAAACAGCCTTGTTCGGCTACGGCATTGCCTACACCATCACCGCTTCCATCAGCTTCAG GGCGATCCTGAAGGCCAACTGCTACCACGCGCACGGGCACGACGCGCCCTGCAGCTTCGACGGCAGCTACTACATGCTCATGTTCGGCGGGGTGCAGCTCCTCCTCTCCTCCATCCCGGACTTCCACGACATGGCGTGGCTCTCCGTCGTCGCCGCGGTCATGTCTTTCTCCTACGCCTTCATCGGCCTCGGCCTTGGCCTCGCCAGCACCATCT CTAACGGCGTCATCAAAGGGAGCATAACGGGCGTCCCAATGAAAACCCCTGTCGCCAAGGTATGGCGCGTCTCACAGGCCATCGGCGACATTGCGTTCGCGTACCCGTACTCCTTGATCCTCCTAGAAATTCAG GACACCCTCAAGTCGCCACCGGCCGAGAACAAGACGATGAAGAAGGCGTCCATCATCTCCATCCTGGTCACCACCTTCTTCTACCTCTGCTGCGGCTGCTTCGGCTACGCCGCCTTCGGGAACGACGCGCCGGGGAACCTCCTCACCGGCTTCGGCTTCTACGAGCCCTACTGGCTCATCGACTTCGCCAACGCCTGCATCATCCTCCACCTGCTCGGCGGCTACCAG GTGTACAGCCAGCCGATCTACCAGTTCGCGGACAGGCACTTCGCGGAGCGGTACCCGGGGAGCGGGTTCGTGAACGACTTCCACACGGTGAAGGTGCCGCTGCTGCCGGCCTACAGGGTGAACCTGCTGCGGGTGTGCTTCCGGACGGCGTACGTGGCGAGCACGACGGCCGTGGCCATCTTCTTCCCCTACTTCAACGAGATCCTGGCGCTGCTGGGCGCGCTCAACTTCTGGCCGCTGGCCATCTACTTCCCCGTGGAGATGTACTTCATCCAGCGGAAGGTGCCCCGCTGGTCCACCCGGTGGCTCGTCCTCCAGGGCTTCAGCACCGTCTGCCTGCTCGTCAGCGCCTTCGCGCTCGTCGGCTCCATCCAGGGGGTCATCACCCAGAAGCTAGGCTAG
- the LOC125538683 gene encoding probable amino acid permease 7 isoform X2: MAVQHSLQVVDGRCDDDGSPPRTGTEWTCAAHIITAVIGSGVLSLAWGVAQLGWVAGPACMLCFAVVTYVSASLLSDCYRCQDAEKGPRNRSYMDAVRVYLGKKQTWACGSLQYLSLYGCSVAYTFTTATSIRAILKANCYHAHGHDAPCSFDGSYYMLMFGGVQLLLSSIPDFHDMAWLSVVAAVMSFSYAFIGLGLGLASTISNGVIKGSITGVPMKTPVAKVWRVSQAIGDIAFAYPYSLILLEIQDTLKSPPAENKTMKKASIISILVTTFFYLCCGCFGYAAFGNDAPGNLLTGFGFYEPYWLIDFANACIILHLLGGYQVYSQPIYQFADRHFAERYPGSGFVNDFHTVKVPLLPAYRVNLLRVCFRTAYVASTTAVAIFFPYFNEILALLGALNFWPLAIYFPVEMYFIQRKVPRWSTRWLVLQGFSTVCLLVSAFALVGSIQGVITQKLG, from the exons ATGGCGGTGCAGCACTCCCTCCAGGTGGTCGACGGCCGGTGCGACGACGACGGGAGCCCGCCCCGGACCG GGACCGAGTGGACGTGCGCGGCGCACATCATCACGGCGGTGATCGGGTCCGGGGTGCTGTCGCTGGCCTGGGGCGTGGCGCAGCTGGGGTGGGTGGCCGGGCCGGCGTGCATGCTGTGCTTCGCCGTCGTCACCTACGTCTCCGCCTCCCTCCTCTCCGACTGCTACCGCTGCCAGGACGCCGAGAAGGGGCCCAGGAACCGCTCTTACATGGACGCCGTCCGCGTCTACCTCG GCAAGAAGCAGACCTGGGCTTGCGGCTCGCTGCAGTACCTGAGCCTGTACGGCTGCAGCGTCGCGTACACCTTCACCACCGCCACTAGCATCAG GGCGATCCTGAAGGCCAACTGCTACCACGCGCACGGGCACGACGCGCCCTGCAGCTTCGACGGCAGCTACTACATGCTCATGTTCGGCGGGGTGCAGCTCCTCCTCTCCTCCATCCCGGACTTCCACGACATGGCGTGGCTCTCCGTCGTCGCCGCGGTCATGTCTTTCTCCTACGCCTTCATCGGCCTCGGCCTTGGCCTCGCCAGCACCATCT CTAACGGCGTCATCAAAGGGAGCATAACGGGCGTCCCAATGAAAACCCCTGTCGCCAAGGTATGGCGCGTCTCACAGGCCATCGGCGACATTGCGTTCGCGTACCCGTACTCCTTGATCCTCCTAGAAATTCAG GACACCCTCAAGTCGCCACCGGCCGAGAACAAGACGATGAAGAAGGCGTCCATCATCTCCATCCTGGTCACCACCTTCTTCTACCTCTGCTGCGGCTGCTTCGGCTACGCCGCCTTCGGGAACGACGCGCCGGGGAACCTCCTCACCGGCTTCGGCTTCTACGAGCCCTACTGGCTCATCGACTTCGCCAACGCCTGCATCATCCTCCACCTGCTCGGCGGCTACCAG GTGTACAGCCAGCCGATCTACCAGTTCGCGGACAGGCACTTCGCGGAGCGGTACCCGGGGAGCGGGTTCGTGAACGACTTCCACACGGTGAAGGTGCCGCTGCTGCCGGCCTACAGGGTGAACCTGCTGCGGGTGTGCTTCCGGACGGCGTACGTGGCGAGCACGACGGCCGTGGCCATCTTCTTCCCCTACTTCAACGAGATCCTGGCGCTGCTGGGCGCGCTCAACTTCTGGCCGCTGGCCATCTACTTCCCCGTGGAGATGTACTTCATCCAGCGGAAGGTGCCCCGCTGGTCCACCCGGTGGCTCGTCCTCCAGGGCTTCAGCACCGTCTGCCTGCTCGTCAGCGCCTTCGCGCTCGTCGGCTCCATCCAGGGGGTCATCACCCAGAAGCTAGGCTAG